In Erwinia sp. SLM-02, the genomic window GACGTGATGACGGTGGACGATATTGTGGTGGTGGATCTGGAGAACGGCCGGGTGGTGGAAGGCAGCAAGAAGCCCTCTTCCGATACGGCCACGCATCTGGCGCTGTATCGCGCCTTTGATTCCATTGGCGGCATCGTGCATACCCACTCGCGCCACGCCACCATCTGGGCGCAGTCCGGGCTGGATCTGCCCGCCTGGGGCACCACCCACGCCGACTATTTTTACGGCAAGATCCCCTGCACGCGGCTGATGACGCCGCAGGAGATTGCAGAGAACTACGAGCATAATACCGGCGACGTGATTATTGAGACGTTCCGCTCGCGCAACATCAGCCCGGCGGCCATTCCGGCGGTGCTGGTGAACGCCC contains:
- the araD gene encoding L-ribulose-5-phosphate 4-epimerase, giving the protein MSLTTLKEQVLEANLALPRHNLVTFTWGNVSAIDRASGRVAIKPSGVDYDVMTVDDIVVVDLENGRVVEGSKKPSSDTATHLALYRAFDSIGGIVHTHSRHATIWAQSGLDLPAWGTTHADYFYGKIPCTRLMTPQEIAENYEHNTGDVIIETFRSRNISPAAIPAVLVNAHGPFAWGSDADNAVHNAVVLEEVAYMGIFSRQLTPGIGDMQQVLLDKHYLRKHGANAYYGQ